In a single window of the Pseudopipra pipra isolate bDixPip1 chromosome Z, bDixPip1.hap1, whole genome shotgun sequence genome:
- the SLCO4C1 gene encoding solute carrier organic anion transporter family member 4C1, with amino-acid sequence MSGGGIENAAFETPSPSLGRQRPWNYTSSSASSSACAPSEPDFEEGPCGWGGCTPESLQLCNNPEGYLVVYSLLATFQGIVVNGLVNISISTIEKRYELNSSLTGLISASYDISFCMLSLFISFFGERGHKPRWLAFSAFMLGLGSLTFCLPHFSVGKYHYGAKPEDTCQAPETVSANITCNASMKSSHHKYLYVFILGQLLLGVGGTPLYTLGTAFIDDSVPKHKSSLYIGIAYAMSLLGPAIGYVLGGQLLNVYIDIQIPESTKVDQDDPRWLGAWWIGFLACFFAIWLLIIPFSMFPKHLPGTAKIQAEKVSETHDDGSEALVRIKNIGKNFKDFPISLLILLRNPVLMCLIIASSSEALVTTGFATFLPKFIENQFGQTSSFSATLGGLVLVPAAVLGQVISGILVSKCKMDLKSIIKFMISTCSVALLLNTVFLFAKCRNEPFAGVSETYNGTGTLRNLTAPCNANCGCLRSMYYPVCGRDRVQYFSPCFAGCKSYLVNSNMTKIYHNCSCIGKPVRENGSEDFLFEAISGKCPTQCRFLPIFLTIFFFAVVFTFMAVTPTTVAILRCVPHKQRSFALGVQLVFLRLLGTIPGPILFGVSIDSSCTLWDIDECETKGACWVYDNERVVYLLMGMSAACKIITIVFVVLAVYFYKPPPLNKAVSPKDAEMVSAVHT; translated from the exons ATGAGCGGCGGCGGCATCGAGAACGCGGCGTTCGAgactcccagccccagcctcgGCCGGCAGCGCCCCTGGAACTACACCAGCTCCAGTGCCAGTTCTAGTGCCTGTGCCCCCTCCGAACCCGACTTTGAGGAGGGGCCCTGCGGGTGGGGCGGCTGCACCCCGGagtctctgcagctctgcaacaACCCCGAGGGCTACCTGGTTGTGTACAGCCTGCTGGCCACCTTCCAAG gTATTGTGGTAAATGGCCTGGTTAACATTAGTATTTCAACAATTGAGAAGCGTTATGAGTTGAACAGTTCCCTGACTGGCTTAATCTCTGCAAGCTATGACATTTCTTTTTGCATGTTGTCACTGTTTATATCTTTCTTCGGAGAAAGAGGGCACAAACCACGATGGCTTGCTTTCTCAGCATTTATGCTAGGACTGGGCTCCCTTACATTTTGCTTACCACACTTTAGTGTTGGAAAATACCATTATGGAGCTAAACCTGAAG ACACTTGTCAAGCTCCAGAAACCGTGTCTGCTAATATAACTTGCAATGCCAGCATGAAGTCTTCACATCACAAGTATCTGTATGTCTTCATTCTGggacagctgctgctgggagttGGAGGAACACCGCTGTATACTTTGGGAACAGCTTTTATTGATGATAGTGTCCCAAAACACAAATCTTCCCTTTATATAG GAATTGCCTATGCCATGTCTCTGCTGGGTCCTGCTATTGGATATGTTCTAGGAGGGCAACTGCTTAATGTTTATATTGATATCCAGATACCAGAAAG TACAAAGGTGGATCAAGATGACCCACGTTGGCTTGGAGCATGGTGGATAGGATTTCTTGCATGCTTTTTTGCAATTTGGCTTCTTATAATACCTTTTTCAATGTTTCCAAAGCACCTGCCAG GAACAGCAAAAATACAGGCTGAAAAAGTCTCTGAAACTCATGATGATGGAAGTGAGGCCCTAGTTCGAATCAAGAATATtggaaaaaattttaaagactTTCCTATATCTCTCCTG ATACTGTTGAGGAATCCAGTGCTTATGTGTCTAATAATAGCCAGTTCTTCAGAAGCTTTAGTTACCACTGGATTTGCCACATTTCTACCAAAGTTTATAGAAAATCAGTTTGGACAGACGTCAAGTTTTTCAGCAACTCTTGGAG GACTTGTATTAGTTCCAGCAGCAGTACTAGGCCAAGTCATAAGTGGCATCTTGGTTTCCAAGTGCAAAATGGATTTGAAAAGCATAATCAAGTTCATGATAAGCACTTGTTCAGTGGCCCTGCTATTAAACACAGTCTTTTTATTTGCCAAATGCAGGAATGAACCTTTCGCAGGTGTCTCTGAAACATACAATgg AACAGGCACACTGCGTAACTTGACAGCACCATGCAACGCTAACTGTGGATGTTTGCGCTCTATGTACTACCCAGTGTGTGGCAGGGATCGAGTTCAAtacttttctccctgttttgCAGGATGCAAATCATATCTTGTTAATAGCAACATGACAAAG ATATACCACAACTGTTCCTGTATTGGGAAACCAGTAAGAGAAAATGGTTCAGAAGACTTTCTCTTTGAAGCTATCTCTGGGAAATGTCCAACACAATGCAGATTTTTACCTATATTCTTGACGATCttcttttttgctgttgtttttacaTTTATGGCTGTTACTCCAACAACTGTGGCCATTCTCAG GTGTGTGCCACATAAACAGCGGTCATTTGCTCTTGGAGTACAGTTAGTGTTTCTACGACTACTGG gTACTATTCCTGGGCCAATTTTGTTTGGTGTTTCTATAGACAGCAGTTGTACTCTGTGGGATATCGATGAATGTGAAACTAAAGGAGCCTGCTGGGTATATGATAATGAAAGAGTAGTTTATCTGCTGATGGGCATGA